From the Butyrivibrio fibrisolvens genome, one window contains:
- a CDS encoding ArsR/SmtB family transcription factor, whose product MLHIKSLSEGLDLFKALGSDIRVEIVKILLDNNGMNMNELASRLNITNGALTSHIKKLEECGVVTVSSETSGHGNQKICSVHLDKILIDLQDEAKDENVYTTSIKVGLFSDYEVYPTCGIASGSQLIGQVDDTRYFSHPDRYHADILWFTKGHVDYVIPNFIPFSQKIDEICISAELSSEAPGVNNVWPSDIYFYLNDVSLGYWTSPGDFGDVKGIFTPDWWFPNWNQYGLLKMLVINHKGTFIDGLQISDVTIDRFNLTSKSNIKFRMEVPDTAEHVGGLTIFGKSFGNYNQDIEVRMSYSPIDSE is encoded by the coding sequence ATGTTACATATCAAATCTCTTTCAGAAGGACTGGACCTGTTCAAAGCACTCGGATCAGATATCAGAGTGGAGATCGTTAAGATTCTTTTGGACAATAACGGAATGAATATGAACGAGCTTGCATCTCGTCTCAATATCACCAACGGTGCTCTTACAAGCCATATCAAAAAGCTTGAAGAATGCGGAGTTGTCACAGTATCATCTGAAACCTCAGGACACGGCAATCAAAAAATATGCTCAGTACATCTTGATAAAATACTAATCGACCTTCAAGATGAAGCCAAGGATGAAAACGTATATACTACTTCGATAAAAGTTGGTCTTTTTTCAGACTATGAAGTATATCCTACCTGTGGTATAGCATCCGGATCACAGCTCATAGGCCAGGTTGATGATACAAGATACTTCTCTCATCCAGACAGGTATCATGCTGATATTCTATGGTTTACTAAAGGTCATGTAGACTATGTGATTCCTAATTTCATTCCTTTTTCACAAAAAATTGATGAGATCTGCATCTCAGCAGAGCTTTCATCAGAAGCACCTGGTGTCAACAACGTATGGCCATCTGATATTTACTTTTATCTAAACGATGTAAGCCTTGGCTACTGGACATCACCGGGAGACTTCGGAGATGTCAAAGGAATCTTCACCCCTGACTGGTGGTTCCCTAACTGGAATCAGTATGGTCTTCTAAAGATGCTGGTAATAAACCATAAGGGCACCTTCATTGATGGTCTTCAGATATCTGACGTTACCATCGACCGATTCAATCTTACAAGTAAGAGCAACATCAAATTCCGCATGGAAGTTCCTGATACAGCTGAGCATGTTGGCGGTCTAACTATCTTTGGTAAGTCATTTGGCAATTACAATCAGGATATCGAAGTCAGAATGAGCTACAGTCCTATAGACTCTGAATAA